CAAAGTACCGTACTTACCATATATGTCCAGATTGCCAAGGTGCTCGCTTAAAATCTGAAGCACTCTTATGGCGACTCGGTACTCGAGCAAACGCAGATGAAGTGCTCAATAAATCCCAACGATTTAAACCCTATCAAGTAATCCTTTCTCTATCTGAATGGCAAGTACTCCCAGGGCTGACTATTCATGATGTACTTTCTCTCCCTATTGATCGTTGCCTACAGTTTTTCCAAAACCTGCACTTATCTAATTCTCTGGATGAAGCACTTGAACTGCTTCTTACTGAAATACGATCCCGCTTAAGTTATTTAGTAGAAGTAGGAGTAGGTTACCTAAGTTTAGATCGCCAATCTCGTACCTTAAGTGGTGGCGAGGTACAAAGAATCAACTTAACCACAGCACTGGGTACTTCTCTAGTAAATACCTTATTTGTTTTAGATGAACCTAGCATCGGCTTACACCCAAGAGATACCAATCGAATTATTCGTATTCTGAAACGGCTAAGAGATTCAGGTAATTCGCTACTTGTAGTAGAGCATGATGAGCAAATTATGAAAGCTGCCAATAGGATCCTAGATTTAGGACCAGGTCCTGGAGAGCATGGAGGAGAAAAAGTTTTTTTTGGTACACCTAATCAACTGATAGAAGCCAAAACATCCCTTACAGGTGATTACCTAGCCGGTAGGAAAAAAATTACCTCTCTATCTTCTGATTCTAAAAGAACAGAAGCTATCCATGGTTTAAAAATCATAGGTGCCAAAGCAAACAATCTTAAAAGTATTGATGTTACATTCCCTTTAAACCGTTTAGTGTGCATTACTGGCGTAAGTGGTTCAGGCAAATCTACTTTAATTCAAGACGTACTTTATCAAGGATGGCGTACTCTTCAAGGAAAATCTGGAGATGCCCTTAGGAATTGCCGATCAATTATAGGCTATGAATTCTTTCAAGAATTAATATTAGTAGATCAATCCGCTGTTGGGAAAACGACTCGATCTAATCCTGTTAGCTATGTAGGAGCTTTAGATTCTTTACGAAAAATTTTTTCTCTAGAACCTTTAGCACAGCAGCGAGGCTATAGTCCCACAACCTTTAGTTTTAATAGTGGTACAGGACGTTGTCCTACCTGCAATGGATCTGGATTTGAGCATGTAGAAATGCAGTTTTTGAGCGATGTGTATATTCGCTGCCCAGAATGCAATGGTCAGCGGTTTCGCTCAGAAGTCCTTGAAGTTACTCTATCTTCCGCTACAGGGGATAAAAGCAAATCCATTGCAGGTATTTTAGATTTAACCGTAACAGAAGCGATGGATTTTTTTATTCACTACCCAAGTGTTTTAGAAAAAATAAAGCCTTTACAAACTGTAGGTCTAGGCTATATAAAATTAGGTCAGCCTTTACCCACTCTAAGCGGAGGTGAATCTCAACGACTCAAACTAGCAGGGTATTTAGCCAAAGCTCAGAATCATAAAAAAGATTCTCGCTCTATTTTATTCTTATTAGATGAACCCACCACAGGATTGCATTTTGATGATATTGCTACCCTGATTGGTGTTTTCCAGCAACTCTTAGCAGAAGGTTATTCTCTTATAGTAATCGAACATAACTTGGATGTAATCCAAGCGGCAGACTGGCTTATTGATTTAGGACCGGAGGGAGGAGATCAGGGTGGTGAGATTATTTTTACAGGCACACCCGCTGAAATTATCTATGAGCAGAATAATCATACAGGTACAGCATTAAAGCAATATCAGCAAGAATCTATAGCATTGGCTAAAGTAGCTGAGCCAGTAATTACTTACTCACCTGATCCCGATGTTAAAAAAAAGCAGCAATCTACTTTTATTCATATCCATCATGCTTATGAATGTAATCTGAAAGGTATTGATGTGGATATTCCTAGAGATAAACTTACTGTAATTACAGGGGTTTCTGGATCAGGAAAAAGTACCCTTGCGTTTGATATTTTGTTTGCCGAAGGTCAACGACGCTATTTAGAATCTTTAAACGCTTATGCTCGTCAATTTGTGCAGCCTGCTCCCCGTCCTAATGTAGATGTTATTTATGGTATTCCTCCTACCGTAGCCATTGAACAACGTACTAGTCGAGGTGGCATAAAAAGTACAGTTGCTACCTTAACTGAAATTTACCATTTTTTACGATTACTATTTGTAAAACTAGGGAAGCAATATTGTCCTGATTGCCAAACCCCTATCGAGTCTCAAAATTTATTAACAATTAAGAATCAAATTCTTAAGAATTACCAAGACCAGACTATTACACTACTTGCTCCGCTGATAACTGCACGAAAAGGCTACTACACAGATCTTGCAAAGTGGGCAACAACTAAAGGTTTTACTCACTTACAAGTAGATGAAATTTTAACTTCTACAGAAAATTGGCCTCGTCTTGATCGATTTAAAGAGCATACTATCCAATTACCCATAGGTAGCATTATTGTAAATAATCGAAATGAAGCTCAATTAACTACCCTATTAAAGCAGACTCTATCTATAGGACAAGGTATTGTTAAAATATGTTTAACTGCACAGTTAGAGCAATTATCAGTGATCGAAAGCAAATATACGACTTATTCTATAAATCGTTCTTGCCCAAGTTGTCATCGTAGTTTTAATGAACTAGATCCTCGTCTTTTTTCATATAATTCCAAGCACGGCTATTGTCCTCACTGCCAAGGTAGCGGGTTAGAGGGTTTATATTTAGATAAGGCTCAATTAGAAAAAGAATTCCATGATGTTATTTCTATTTGCTCTAAATGTTATGGGCAGCGTCTTAACTCGGAAGCACTATCGGTACGCTTTCGAGATAAAAATATTGTGGAGATTACAAAATTATCTGTAACTGAGGCAGAAATTTTCTTTCAAACAATCAAATTAAGCGGAAGAGAAGCTACTATTGCCCAAGATATACTGCCTGAAATCAAGGCTCGGTTAGCTTTTTTAAACCAAGTAGGTCTTACCTATCTAACCCTAGATCGATCAGCTCCTACATTAAGCGGAGGAGAAGCTCAACGAATTCGCTTAGCTGCACAACTAGGATCTAGTTTACAAGGAGTGTGTTATATCTTAGATGAACCCACTATAGGGCTGCATCCTAGAGATAATAAAATGTTGCTTAACACCTTAAATCAGCTTAAGCGAAAAGGTAACACAGTAGTGATGGTAGAGCATGATGAAACTGCAATTCGTAGGGCAGATTATATTATTGATTTAGGACCTAAGGGTGGAATTAATGGCGGACAAATAATTGTAGCAGGTAACTTAAATACGCTTTTAGCTCATAAAGAATCTTTAACAGCACATTATTTGAACCATTCAGTAAAAAATATTATTCAAAAAAAGCAACGATCTATATCGCATTGGCTTAAGATCAGAGGGGCTAATCTCCATAATTTGAAGAATATAGATATAGATTTCCCTTTGGAGTGTTTAGTGGGTGTTACTGGGGTGAGTGGTAGTGGTAAGAGTACCTTAGTTCGGCAGATACTTTATAAAAATCTCCAAAAAAGATTACAATCTAAGGAAAAAAATAAGCATACTGATCCAGCTTTTTATGGGTGTCACTATATACAGGGATGGGAAAGCGTTAATCAAGTGATAGAAGTAGATCAAACGCCTATTGGTAAAACACCTCGATCTTGTTTAGCGACTTATATTGGGTTCTGGGATGATATCCGCTACCTCTTTTCAGAAACCCCTGAAGCAAAAATACGAGGCTATAGTCCAAGTCGCTTTTCTTTTAATATAAAAGAAGGTCGTTGCCAAGAATGCGATGGTCAAGGTATAAAAAAAATTGAAATGAGTTTTTTACCTGATGTAATTATCCCTTGTGAGAGATGTCATGGAGATCGCTTTGTTTCAGAAACTCTAGCAGTACGTTATAAAGACAAAAATATTGGTGAGATCTTAAAAATGAATGTAGATGAAGCTACATCATTTTTTGCCGCTCATCCTAAAATTTATCCACCATTAGCTTTACTCCAGAAGATAGGACTAGGTTATTTAGAACTAGGGCAAGCTAGCCCTACATTAAGTGGAGGGGAGGCTCAACGGATTAAGCTAGTTTCAGAATTAGCTAAGAGAAATCCTAAAATAAATAAACACATCTTATATATTTTAGATGAGCCTACTATTGGTTTACATATGGCAGATGTAGCTAAACTTATTGAGGTGTTACATCAACTAATTGATTCAGGGAATACTGTAATTATTATTGAGCACAATTTAGACGTTATTGCTGAGGCGGATTGGGTTATTGATTTAGGACCGAAAGGAGGAGATAAAGGGGGAAATATCACTGCTTATGGGACTCCTGAAGATATAGTTTCTTCTGCCTCTAGAAGTTATACTGCTCAATTCCTAGCAAAACATTTATAAAACTAATTAAATGATTTTCACATTTAAACGGCACGCTAGCTTTTAATTTAAAGCTAGCGTGCATGCTATTTATTATTCTATTTATTGATTAGTGAATTAGAGGCAGTTACAGAAGCTCCTACAGCTTTACCGCTAGGATTCATTAAATGCCATTTAGTGCCGAAACTCTCTTTATTTTGCCCGTAAGTATCATAAGGGCCTAAATCATCTGCATAATAATAAAGAGGCCAACCATTATAAGTGATTTGAGTGAGCCCATCTTTACGTTGAATAGTACCTAATAGAGCGGTATTAATTTTCTCGTTTGATTTAGGGCTAGCATCTGTGCCATAGACAACCCACATACCGTGTTTTGTATACTGAATGCTCCCTAGAAGAGAGTGATCAACATCATCTTCTACTTTAGCTTGAGTAGTAATCGGCATCCAAGTTTTTAAACATTCTCCATAGCAATTACTTGCTTTTCCCTGCTTATCTGCTTGGGAAATATATAAACTATTTCCTCCATTCATATCAATGAGATAAGTACCATAAGGAGATTTCTCAGCTGTGGATAATGCTTGTACCACCGTCCCCCAAGCAAGGAATAGAATTAAAGCTATAACGCTTTTTAAATCAAGAGCGATTGAGTTTCTCATAACTACTACCCTCCACTAAATTTATTAGTTTTATCTTTATGAGGATAGTAGAAAAATAACAAATATCAAGAAAAATTCATTAAAAATACACCTTTAAAAGTTATTGATTTTCAGTTATATACTGAGATACTTTAGTACAAATTTCAGAGATTTTTTTATTTAACTCGTTAATAGCATCTCTATTTTTATCTGTCAGATAGTGTCGATTTGCTATCCATTGCATATCGTTGTAAGTAATATGCGTAGTGCCTTTATTATCACTCCAAACTAAAATTTTTGCTGGCAAATCAATACCAATAGTTTGGTTTTCTTGCATTAATCCCGTACCACCTGTTTTTGGGTTTCCGAAAATAATAAGCTGAGTAGGATTAAGATTTCGCCCATGTTTTTTAGCATTTATACTATGATCAATAATAGTAAAGATATGAAACCCCTCTTTTTTTAGAAGAGTTTCAATATAATTCATGGTTTTTTCGAGAGAGAATTGGCTAGTTAGAGTAATAAGCCCTTTTTCATTCATTATTCCACCTGTATTTTGTTGTGCTTTAGCCTATAAGCTGAAAAAAGACATACTTACTATGAGTATTAATTTTTTCATATCGTTTATCTAAGCTATTTTAGCTTTTACTATCTAACTAGTTAAAAAATATCTCTCTGTTAAATAAAAAGGCATACTGGCTAAATACCAGCATGCCTTTTTTAAGATTTATACAGACTTATAACTAATAACGAGCAAAAGTAGTTGTCGGGGTGTTTATAGCCTTACCTTCAGGGGTTATTAAAGCCCATTTAGAACCTAAACTGATTCTACCTTGCCCATGAGTATCATTAGGACCAAAATCATTTAAATAATAATATAGAGGCCAGCCATTATAGGTTATTTGTACTAACCCATCCTCACGTATAATGGTACCCAGCAAAAATTTGTTTACTTTTTTATCGGCTATAGGAAGTGCGTTGTGATCATAGGCGATATGCATTACCTCATCCTTACCATATTGAATATTACTTAGAAAATAACTGTTTAGACCTAAAAAAGAACTATTGATTTGATCATTTGATCCAATACTAATGACGGGTCTCCAAACTTTATTACACCTTCTATAACAATGACTTGCTTTACCTTGTTCATCTGCTTGGGAAATATATAAACTATTTCCTCCATTTATATCAGTAAGGTAAGTGCCATATGGGGACTTCTCAGCGGTAGATAAAGCTTGTACTGACCCCCAACCAAAAAATAAGATAAATGCTATAGCACCTTGAACACTATAAGTAACAGGATTTTTCATATTATGAACCTCCGTTTAACTTATTAGCCTTGTATCTATTGGTGTAGCGAGGAAGTAAAAAGATAGCAAATACCCTTACTAAGAAAAAATTTACTTATTCATTAGATTTAATTCTCTCGTATGGATTATCGACCTTCTTAATAACTTCCTGTCTCTATATACATTAGAAGATATAATATGCAGATAGGTTCCCATCTTCTGGTAGGATTAAAATAATAAAATAAGTTTTTAAAACCTATGGTTAACATCAATAAGTTTGACAGTTTTAGGATCAAAAGTACTCATAATAATCCTTGTGCTTTTCGATATTTTTCCCGTAAGAGATCAACGCTGATTAATTTATGATGAGTATCTTCATAGTACCAGTAATCCCAGCCGTTAAAGGCAGTTTGTCCTTGTGCTACTGCCGCAATTTGATGAATAGATCCAGATATTTCTCCCCATAACAGATGAGAGTCTGCTTTAATAGTAGCTTTAATTTGGCGATTTTTAGAAAATAAGACTTGGCCAATCTGTAAATATTGAGCCTCTATGAGTTGAGCAATACTTATCCGTGGAGCAGTTCTTTTTGATGGCGTTATTAGTACAGAATCGGAGAGTAAGGATTCAGAAATCCTGCTTATTCTATTTTGAGCAATTTCTATGTAATCAGCTTCCAGTTCGATGCCAATATAGTGACGCTGTAGTTTTCTAGCTACCGCTCCCGTAGTTCCTGAGCCAAAAAAAGGATCTAAAATAATATCATCAGGGTTACTGGATGAGAGAATTACACGGTAAAGTAGGGCTTCTGGTTTTTGGGTAGAGTGGGCTTTTTTCCCATTGATTTTAATCCGCTCTGCACCAGTACATAGAGGAATATGCCATACATTAGGCATTTGTTTCTCTTCATTGAAATTTTTCATTCCCTGATAGTTAAAAGTATATTTTTTTTGGTGCTCATATTTTTTTGCCCAAATAAGCGTTTCTGTCGCATTTTGAAAACGCGTACCTCGAAAATTAGGCATAGGATTAGTTTTATGCCAAATTACATCATTTAAAATCCAATAACCTAAATCCATGAGATGAGTACCCACTCGAAAAATATTATGATAAGAGCCAATGACCCAAAGAGTACCCTGATTTTTTAGTATCCGTCGGCATTCATTTAGCCAGTTTTTAGTGAAAGTATCGTACTCAGCAAAGCTATTGAATTGATCCCAAGAATCCGTAACGCCTTCTACTTGAGTTTGGTTAGGTCGAAATAATTCATTTTGAAGCTGCAGGTTATAGGGGGGGTCAGCGAAAATAAGATCGATAGATTTTTCAGGAAGAGTTTTGAGTACTTCAATACAATTTCCCTGAATAATAGTATTTATAGGCAACAAGCTATCCATCATTCATTATTAATTAATGGCTATTCAGGTTTTAATTCAGGTAATCGCTGTAGACTAATAGCAATTCGGTTCCACATATTCATCATAGAAACAATTAAAGTTAAATCTACGATCTCTTGTTCAGAAAAATGTTGCTGTAATTCTTGATATATTTCATCAGGTGCTCGAGTGGTCGCAATATAAGTTACAGACTCTGCCCAAGATAATGCTACACATTCCGCTTTAGTGAAAAAATGAGATTCTCGCCACACGGGTAGACAATCCAATCTCTGTTGATTCTCTCCGGCTTCTCGAGCCTGTTGAGCGTGCTTATCAACACAGTAAGCACAACCATTAATTTGAGAGATTCTAAGCTCTACTAGTGCTCGAAGTTTTTTATCAATAAATTTAATATGCTGATCAGCAGTAAATAGTGCTTGAATTGCTTTTAGATTGTGTTGGTAATAATTAGCACGTTTAATAAGCATAGAATAACCTCTTTACAGCAAGTGACTATAAGAACTCTAGAAGGCTTGGAGAGCGTAGCTATGAGTAATAGCGAAAAAAGCAAATAACCTATTAGTTCCCAGCTACCTACCCAGTTATTTGCTTTTTCTATAAGATTAAAATTCTCTAATTTACTTCTTTAAAAAGTATTTAGAAAAAATGATTTAACATTATTAAAAGCACCTGAGAGTGCACTTCCTGCCTGAGAAACAAACCCACCATTATCCTGATCATCGCTAGGAGGAGTTTGTGTACTTGAAGGTGGTGCCGCAACTAAAGAAGGATTTATGCTCTCATCTCTAAAGCCACGGGCTAGGGATTCGGCATTTTGTAATGCACTATTTATAGTACTTGCATCAGCATCAGAGGAGACAGTAGTAGCTACACCTTCTAAGTGATTTAGTCCTTGGAATCTAAATTGTATTGCAATACTACTGCTTCCATTAGGTATAGGGATAATCGCTTGATAGCTTCCATCTCCACTTGCAGAAGGAGAAATCGTAATTAAATCACCAGCTATATCTGTGCAATTTACCCCTCCTTGCTGATTAAGACTACTACACACGATATAATTACTGACTCCAGAATTGTTAGGCACTTCTCCTGATGAACTAGGTACGGGTAAACTTACCACTGTCCATGCACCTAGAAGTAATTGAACACCTTCTCCATAGGCAAAATTCATCCGCTGTAGTGCTGTAGCTATTCCATCTACAGTAGCAGTAGCCGTTGACCCATCAGCATTAAAAGTTAACAACAACTGCTTACCTATAGCATTTGTTTGAGGTGTTGTATAAGTACAACCCAAACAAGAACCTCCTGTAGACTGTTGTAGATCAATGGTAGTACTACTGTTGTTTTGAGTTGGATTTTGGGTAATATTTCCCGCTCCTGAATACCAAGTGGGATTACCATTGTTATCATAAATAAATAATGCTGCAAATACAGTATTATTTTGAACCTCAAGACCATAACCAATGCCAGATTGGCTAGGATTCCACCACCAACCATTTTCTGGCATTGCAGCAAAAAGTGGTTTTATCATTAATAGGATAGTAAATCCTAAAGTTTTAAATATATTCTTCACTATTTTCTCCCTATTTATAAAGATTATTAAATCAATAGCTTAAATAGTTTAGTAAATAAAATGTATGTTCGTTTTTTTGTTTATAAATTGTAGAGTTATTCTTCCATTGTAGTCAGTGGTATTTTATCTTTCTCTGTAAAAAAGATGACTAAAAATTTCACTGGTTTTTCAGTACTAGCATTGGCAGAAACCTCATGAATAGTACCAGCTGGCTCAAAAAAAGCTTCTCCTTGATGATAAGTTTTTAAGGGTTGGTTCGATATTTTAGATTTATAATCACCCTCTATCACATAAATTAATCCTGAGCCCGCATGATGATGGGGTAGGGTGCTACCCCCTGGGGCATAAGTGAGCTCTAACATGGTCGCTTGAGCTTCTTTTCCATTAATTGTACTGCCAGCCAGAGTTGAGGTGAGTAACTTGTTAATAGTCAAAGTTTTTTTATTAACTTTAACCTCATCAGCATTGGCCGTTATGATAAAACCAAAGACTGCCAATGTGGTAAATACTTTTTTCACTATCTCTCTCCTAAAATAACAACGTACTGTAACAGTTTACAGTGTAAGCTAATATTTAAGAAAGGTTAGATAATCAGCTAGATATATTTTTAGGTAAATACGAATCTTGCATCAAAGACAGGACCATCAACGCATACTCGTTTCATGGCAGGTCCCTGTTCTGTATGCACTTTCACAGTACAACCAGCACAGCCACCTACCCCGCAAGCCATAAACTCTTCTAAAGATACCTGACAAGGGAGATTAAATTCATTAGCAAGCTTTGCAGTGGCTGCTAGCATAGGGTGAGGACCACAAGCATAAAGAGCAACTTCCTGTCTTTGAGGAGCGGAAAGGGATGTTAGCCAAAATCGAGCTAGATCTGTGACATAACCTTCATAACAACCCGGATATCCCTGAAAACTTGCAAGCCGATTTGGGACTTTCCAGTTCTCTAGTAAAGGCATAGCCCCAATGACCTCGCTAGGTAAACCAGAAACTATATATTGAGAAGGTTTTTGCTGGAAGGGGAAGGGAATTTCTGATCCCATGAGTACAAGAGGTTTGTAATAGATATTATGGCGAAGGAGATCAGCTAGGAATATCATAGGAGGTATTCCTACACCTCCACCAAGAAGTAAAGGGCGAGGATATTTAGAATCAAGCTGAAAAGGCTGCCCGATAGGACCCATAAGACTAATAGTTTCTCCTACTGCCTTTTTAGCTAATAACTGAGTGCCTGTACCTACTGCCTTATAGAAAAATTCTAACCAGCCTTGCTTAGGATCAGCACGCATAATTGAAATAGGGCGACGCATAGGTAAACTAGAATCGCATTGAATGTGTGCAAAACTACCTGGTGTGGCAAGAGCAGCAATTTCTGGTGCAGATACCCAAAGTACATATTGATCGCTCTTATAAGTATCATGAGCTAGGATCTTAGCTTCTTCTACTAAGATAGTATTCCGATGGGATTTTAGACTCATGGTCGTGTTGCCTTATAAATTACCTTACCTGCTACTAGGGTATGAGTGACGATTCCTTGAAATTTCCATCCACTAAATGGTGTATTTTTCCCATAACTCACCATTTCTGCTGGATTAAGCACCCATTGATAATCTGGATCAAAGATGCATATATTAGCCGGTTGACCACAAGCTAAATGACCAGTATCAATACCAAGAATTTGTGCTGGGCGATAGGTTAAGTAGGCAATTACTTCATTTAATGTGAGAATATCTTCCTGCACTAGCCTAAGACACAGAGGAAGTAGGGTTTCCAATCCAGAGATACCTGGTTTAGTCCTAGCAAATGGACCAAGCTTTGCATCTATGCTGCAAGGTTGATGATCAGAACAAATCCCACTAAGTATACCCTCCTGTAATCCTTGCTGTAACCCATCCCGATCTAGCGGAGATCGTAAAGGTGGTATAGTATGGCATTGACTATCAAATTCACCTATATCGTGCTCTGTTAAATGAAGATGATAGGCTGTTACATCTGCTGTTACTGGCAATCCTTTTATTTGAGCTTGCTTAATCATCTGCACAGATTTTTTAGTAGAGAGATTACAAAAATGAGCTTGAACGCCAGTTTGTTCAATAAGTTGTAGGTCTCTAGCTAAAGTAATAGTTTCGGCAGTTTCTGGAATTCCTTTAAGACCTAACCTTGCACTTACCACTCCTTCATGACAATAACCATCAATACCTAACCAAGCATCTCTAGGGTATAAAAACACTTTTAATCCTAGAGTAGCTGCGTAGGATAATGCATTATTCAATAGCTGGGTATTTTCAATAGGTACTAGTCCATTAGTAACACCACCATAACCTAACTTACTAAGTTCAGCCATTTCTGTTAGTTGTAATCCTTTAAACCTTTGGGTAAGAATTCCAAGAGGAATAATTTGAATTGGGCTAAATTCATGTAAAACTTGGGAAGATAAAGGGGTATCGCTTTGTTTAATATCAGGGGTACAGCATATTGTCGTTATTCCCCCTCTAGCTGCTGCTAATATCTCTGTTTGAATCACTTGTATCGGATATGATTCCCACAGTTTTGCTCTAAGATCAACAAAACTAGGACATACAACTCTATCTTCGGCATTAATTGTTTGTTCTATAGGAAAGTATTCAGGTGCAATGCCAATTGCCGCTATCTTGCCGTCAGTAATGTAAATATCTTGGAGTGCATCTATCTGATTAAAAGGATCAATTAGTCGCCCCCCTATAATTGCAATACCCATTTATTTATTTATATTTTATGGTGTTAGCCTTGTGTCATCGCAATAATTGCCATTCGTATAGGGATACCATGGCTTACTTGTTCTAGTATTACTGATCTAGGTCCATCTGCAATCGTAGATTCGATTTCCACACCACGATTAATAGGACCTGGATGCATTACAATTACATCTGGTTTTGCAACAGCAAGTTTTTCCTCTGTTAATCCATAGAGTCGGAAATATTCTTGCAAGCTTGGCAGTAATGCACTTTGCATTCGCTCTTGTTGAAGACGTAGCATGATAACTACATCTACATCTCTTAAGCCTGATTCCATATCATAAAAGATATTAATTCCCAAAGCATCCATACTCTGAGGTAAAAGAGTACGTGGCCCAATTACTCTAATTTCTCGGACTCCTAAAATTTTAAGTGCTTGAATTTCTGAACGTGCTACCCGAGAGTGGAGAATATCTCCAACAATAGCGACTATAAGATCGGAAAAATCAGTTTTATAACGACGAATAGTAAACATATCTAACATCGCTTGAGAGGGATGGGCATGACATCCATCTCCAGCATTAATAACATTTACATGTCGGGGTGCATGATAAGCAAGAAAGTAAGCAGCTCCACTATCCGGGTGCCGTACAATAAACATATTGCAACGCATCGCATTGAGGCTAGATAGGGTATCTAATAAGCTTTCTCCTTTCTGAGTAGATGAAGTGCGGATATTAAAGTTAATAACGTCTGCAGATAAACATTTGGCTGCTAGCTCAAATGTACTCAAAGTACGTGTACTATTTTCAAAAAACAGATTAATTATTGTTTTACCCTCGAGTAGGGGGGTTTTACTGTTGTTTTGTAACGTGCTTGTAAAATGGTCAGCAGTATCAAGGATTTGCAATATAATATCTTTATTTAACCCTTGAATAGTTAAAAAATGGCGTAATTTTCCTCCACTATTTATCTGAATACTATTCATGGGATTTGCAAAATAGCCGTCAATTATTTCATATTTAGATCTAAAGGAATTAAAGCAGTATAAAAACTTACTGTTCTCTTAGCCAAGTTTGTAAAATGCATTGGGCAGCCAGCTGATCAATGCAGCGATGGCCTCTAGGGCTAGATTTATAATTTACTTGCTCCCAAGCCTCAGCCGTTGATAAACGCTCATCAATCCACTCTACTGT
This genomic window from Candidatus Nitrosacidococcus tergens contains:
- a CDS encoding site-specific DNA-methyltransferase encodes the protein MMDSLLPINTIIQGNCIEVLKTLPEKSIDLIFADPPYNLQLQNELFRPNQTQVEGVTDSWDQFNSFAEYDTFTKNWLNECRRILKNQGTLWVIGSYHNIFRVGTHLMDLGYWILNDVIWHKTNPMPNFRGTRFQNATETLIWAKKYEHQKKYTFNYQGMKNFNEEKQMPNVWHIPLCTGAERIKINGKKAHSTQKPEALLYRVILSSSNPDDIILDPFFGSGTTGAVARKLQRHYIGIELEADYIEIAQNRISRISESLLSDSVLITPSKRTAPRISIAQLIEAQYLQIGQVLFSKNRQIKATIKADSHLLWGEISGSIHQIAAVAQGQTAFNGWDYWYYEDTHHKLISVDLLREKYRKAQGLL
- a CDS encoding carboxymuconolactone decarboxylase family protein; amino-acid sequence: MLIKRANYYQHNLKAIQALFTADQHIKFIDKKLRALVELRISQINGCAYCVDKHAQQAREAGENQQRLDCLPVWRESHFFTKAECVALSWAESVTYIATTRAPDEIYQELQQHFSEQEIVDLTLIVSMMNMWNRIAISLQRLPELKPE
- a CDS encoding cupin domain-containing protein — protein: MKKVFTTLAVFGFIITANADEVKVNKKTLTINKLLTSTLAGSTINGKEAQATMLELTYAPGGSTLPHHHAGSGLIYVIEGDYKSKISNQPLKTYHQGEAFFEPAGTIHEVSANASTEKPVKFLVIFFTEKDKIPLTTMEE
- a CDS encoding dihydroorotate dehydrogenase electron transfer subunit, which produces MSLKSHRNTILVEEAKILAHDTYKSDQYVLWVSAPEIAALATPGSFAHIQCDSSLPMRRPISIMRADPKQGWLEFFYKAVGTGTQLLAKKAVGETISLMGPIGQPFQLDSKYPRPLLLGGGVGIPPMIFLADLLRHNIYYKPLVLMGSEIPFPFQQKPSQYIVSGLPSEVIGAMPLLENWKVPNRLASFQGYPGCYEGYVTDLARFWLTSLSAPQRQEVALYACGPHPMLAATAKLANEFNLPCQVSLEEFMACGVGGCAGCTVKVHTEQGPAMKRVCVDGPVFDARFVFT
- a CDS encoding amidohydrolase family protein, giving the protein MGIAIIGGRLIDPFNQIDALQDIYITDGKIAAIGIAPEYFPIEQTINAEDRVVCPSFVDLRAKLWESYPIQVIQTEILAAARGGITTICCTPDIKQSDTPLSSQVLHEFSPIQIIPLGILTQRFKGLQLTEMAELSKLGYGGVTNGLVPIENTQLLNNALSYAATLGLKVFLYPRDAWLGIDGYCHEGVVSARLGLKGIPETAETITLARDLQLIEQTGVQAHFCNLSTKKSVQMIKQAQIKGLPVTADVTAYHLHLTEHDIGEFDSQCHTIPPLRSPLDRDGLQQGLQEGILSGICSDHQPCSIDAKLGPFARTKPGISGLETLLPLCLRLVQEDILTLNEVIAYLTYRPAQILGIDTGHLACGQPANICIFDPDYQWVLNPAEMVSYGKNTPFSGWKFQGIVTHTLVAGKVIYKATRP
- a CDS encoding aspartate carbamoyltransferase catalytic subunit produces the protein MNSIQINSGGKLRHFLTIQGLNKDIILQILDTADHFTSTLQNNSKTPLLEGKTIINLFFENSTRTLSTFELAAKCLSADVINFNIRTSSTQKGESLLDTLSSLNAMRCNMFIVRHPDSGAAYFLAYHAPRHVNVINAGDGCHAHPSQAMLDMFTIRRYKTDFSDLIVAIVGDILHSRVARSEIQALKILGVREIRVIGPRTLLPQSMDALGINIFYDMESGLRDVDVVIMLRLQQERMQSALLPSLQEYFRLYGLTEEKLAVAKPDVIVMHPGPINRGVEIESTIADGPRSVILEQVSHGIPIRMAIIAMTQG